The following proteins come from a genomic window of Maribacter sp. HTCC2170:
- a CDS encoding DUF2851 family protein, whose translation MREDLLHFIWKYKRLQLDDLSSTQNELIEVLEVGEHNHYAGPDFFNAKIKIGSQLWAGNVEIHLNSSDWYAHHHEQDSNYDNVILHVVWNDDATIYRKDNSEIPTLELLQYVPKKVLNSYQKLFDKDNHKFINCENDMAAVEGFVVNNWLERLYFERLMQKTVVVNELLKTSKNDWESVLYTLLLKNFGLKINGESFLSLGKSLDYSVVRKFRKDPLQLESTLFGMTGILEDVSCVDSYYLSMKKEYHYLKHKFNLDETGVLTPGFFKLRPSNFPTIRLSQFSNLYNKNTNLFHKIIGATTKAELYEIFEISASSYWDNHFTFGKVSKRSTKKLTKQFIDLLIINTILPIKFYHAKHLGKDSNETLLSIVNSLRGEDNSVSNRFADLGISIKTAGDSQAILQLYNEYCTKNKCLQCAIGSSLLNRNI comes from the coding sequence ATGCGCGAAGATTTACTCCATTTCATTTGGAAGTATAAAAGATTACAGCTAGATGACCTGTCTTCAACTCAAAATGAGCTGATAGAAGTTCTCGAAGTTGGTGAGCACAATCATTATGCTGGTCCTGATTTTTTTAATGCTAAAATTAAGATTGGCAGTCAACTTTGGGCAGGAAATGTTGAAATACATTTAAACTCATCTGATTGGTATGCCCATCATCATGAACAAGATTCCAATTATGACAATGTTATTCTTCATGTGGTGTGGAATGATGATGCGACCATATATAGAAAGGACAATTCGGAAATCCCTACATTGGAGTTATTGCAATATGTTCCAAAAAAAGTGCTAAACAGTTATCAAAAACTATTTGATAAGGATAACCACAAGTTCATCAATTGTGAAAATGATATGGCGGCTGTCGAAGGTTTTGTAGTAAACAATTGGCTAGAACGCCTTTATTTTGAACGTTTAATGCAAAAAACGGTTGTCGTAAATGAACTATTGAAAACTTCCAAGAATGATTGGGAAAGTGTGTTGTATACTTTGCTTTTGAAGAATTTTGGTCTCAAAATCAACGGCGAGTCGTTCTTAAGCTTAGGTAAATCTTTGGATTATTCTGTTGTTCGTAAGTTTCGTAAAGACCCATTGCAATTGGAAAGCACTTTATTTGGAATGACAGGTATATTGGAAGATGTGTCTTGTGTAGATTCATATTATTTATCAATGAAAAAAGAATATCACTATCTAAAACACAAATTCAACTTAGATGAAACTGGTGTTTTAACTCCTGGTTTTTTTAAACTTCGCCCATCTAATTTTCCAACAATACGCTTATCTCAATTTTCCAATTTATATAATAAAAACACAAATTTATTTCATAAGATTATTGGTGCTACAACCAAAGCAGAATTATATGAAATCTTTGAAATTTCGGCGAGCAGCTATTGGGACAATCATTTTACATTTGGGAAAGTATCTAAAAGAAGCACTAAGAAACTTACCAAACAATTTATCGATCTATTGATCATTAATACTATACTCCCAATTAAATTTTACCACGCAAAGCATCTGGGAAAAGACTCAAACGAAACCTTGCTTTCGATTGTCAACAGTTTAAGAGGGGAGGATAATAGCGTTTCAAATAGATTTGCTGATTTGGGTATTTCTATTAAAACCGCAGGAGACAGTCAAGCCATTTTGCAGCTTTATAACGAGTACTGTACCAAAAATAAGTGCTTACAATGTGCCATAGGTAGTAGTTTATTAAATAGAAATATTTAA
- a CDS encoding rhodanese-like domain-containing protein, whose amino-acid sequence MADITQEEWRTKLKADSNAFVLDVRTKAEIEEGYIANAINIDIYLGQGFLQELDKLDKTKNYYVYCRSGNRSRQACAVMKSIGFENTYNLEGGMMAWQGEVEQ is encoded by the coding sequence ATGGCAGATATAACACAAGAAGAATGGAGAACTAAGCTTAAGGCAGATAGTAATGCTTTTGTTTTAGATGTAAGAACAAAGGCAGAAATTGAGGAGGGATATATCGCAAATGCTATTAATATCGATATATACTTAGGCCAAGGTTTTTTACAAGAGCTAGATAAATTGGATAAAACCAAAAACTACTACGTTTATTGTAGATCAGGGAATAGAAGTAGACAAGCTTGTGCCGTCATGAAAAGTATAGGTTTTGAGAACACTTATAACTTAGAGGGTGGAATGATGGCTTGGCAGGGTGAAGTCGAGCAATAA
- a CDS encoding MarR family winged helix-turn-helix transcriptional regulator: MNINERIKTKEKLSIEKETIIHLMLVNNIINEGISNALKPFDVSIQQFNVLRILRGQHGKPANLSTLNERMVTKMSNTTRLVDKLILKGYVDRITCPSNRRKVEISITKKGKEKLKKMDVIISEIENSIVKRLSKRELEQLNLLLNKF; the protein is encoded by the coding sequence ATGAATATAAACGAACGTATTAAAACAAAAGAAAAGCTCTCAATTGAAAAGGAGACGATTATTCATTTAATGCTGGTTAATAATATCATCAATGAAGGAATTTCAAATGCTTTAAAACCATTTGATGTATCGATACAACAATTCAATGTGTTACGCATTTTAAGAGGACAGCATGGCAAGCCGGCAAATCTTTCAACGTTGAATGAACGTATGGTCACTAAGATGAGTAATACCACTCGATTGGTTGACAAACTAATACTAAAAGGGTATGTAGACCGAATAACTTGCCCATCAAACAGAAGAAAAGTGGAAATCAGCATCACTAAAAAAGGAAAAGAAAAACTGAAGAAAATGGACGTTATCATTTCTGAAATAGAAAACAGCATAGTAAAACGATTATCAAAAAGGGAATTGGAACAATTAAACTTATTATTAAATAAATTTTAA
- a CDS encoding YceI family protein encodes MKKNLLTLALAIILGFTATATEPIDGEKKEVKTEESTVTWKAYKVTGSHTGTVNLKEGSLMFDEGKLTGGEFVVDMTSLISTDMEGEYKGKLEGHLKSDDFFGVGTHPTSSLAFTKVEASGKNSYKVTGDLTIKGISKPVTFDVSIYGSKATATMKIDRAQYDVRYGSGSFFDNLGDKTIYDEFDLVVDLVF; translated from the coding sequence ATGAAAAAGAACTTATTAACATTGGCATTGGCAATAATATTGGGATTCACGGCTACCGCCACTGAACCAATTGATGGAGAAAAAAAGGAAGTCAAAACTGAAGAAAGCACGGTAACTTGGAAAGCTTATAAAGTTACAGGATCACATACTGGAACGGTGAATCTAAAAGAAGGTTCACTAATGTTTGACGAAGGCAAACTTACTGGCGGCGAATTCGTAGTGGACATGACATCGCTTATAAGTACTGATATGGAAGGTGAATACAAAGGAAAATTGGAAGGACATCTAAAGTCGGATGATTTCTTTGGTGTAGGAACACACCCCACCTCTTCCTTGGCTTTCACTAAGGTAGAGGCATCTGGCAAAAACTCTTATAAAGTTACAGGTGACTTGACCATTAAAGGTATTTCCAAACCAGTAACTTTTGATGTATCCATTTATGGAAGTAAGGCTACCGCTACTATGAAAATAGATCGAGCCCAATATGATGTGCGCTATGGATCAGGTAGTTTCTTTGATAATTTAGGTGACAAGACAATCTATGATGAATTTGATCTCGTTGTAGACTTGGTATTTTAA
- a CDS encoding anthranilate synthase component I family protein, whose product MSKYQFKSHHKKILADTITPVSVYLKIRDRFPNSILLESSDYHANDNSFSYICCNPIASIKIEDETIIEQYPDGKSASKEIGPDTDVVKTIHDFSQKFVADDNSFKFINNGLFGYMAYDAVRYYEDVQVSKKEGGVSIPDIYYAVYQNIIAINHFKNEAYLFAHCYESDSNISEIEHILNVKNFASYNFNKEGEATSNLRDDEYKEHVALAKKHCQRGDVFQLVLSRRFSQGFKGDEFNVYRALRSINPSPYLFYFDYGDFKIFGSSPEAQLIVSEGKAEIHPIAGTFKRTGNDEKDAELAKKLTEDDKENSEHVMLVDLARNDLSRNGNMVSVDNYREVQFFSHVIHLVSKVTGQKKKDITTMKVVADTFPAGTLSGAPKHMAMQLIEKYEKTNRAYYGGAIGFMDFSGNFNHAIMIRTFLSKNHQLHYQAGAGLVAASNPEDELQETYNKLGALTKALEIAETI is encoded by the coding sequence ATGTCGAAATATCAATTTAAATCACATCACAAGAAAATACTTGCAGATACTATTACACCTGTAAGTGTCTATTTGAAAATACGGGATCGATTTCCAAATAGTATTCTTTTGGAAAGTAGTGACTATCATGCCAATGATAACAGTTTTTCTTATATCTGCTGTAACCCGATTGCATCGATTAAGATTGAGGACGAAACGATAATCGAGCAATATCCAGATGGAAAAAGCGCTTCAAAGGAAATTGGGCCTGACACCGATGTGGTTAAAACCATTCATGATTTTAGTCAAAAATTTGTAGCCGATGACAATTCGTTCAAATTTATAAACAACGGTCTCTTCGGTTATATGGCTTATGATGCTGTTCGGTACTATGAAGATGTACAGGTAAGCAAAAAAGAAGGTGGTGTGAGCATCCCAGATATTTACTACGCTGTTTATCAAAATATAATTGCCATTAATCATTTTAAGAATGAAGCCTACTTATTCGCTCACTGTTATGAATCTGATAGCAATATTTCCGAAATTGAGCATATCCTGAACGTGAAGAATTTTGCCTCTTATAATTTCAACAAAGAAGGCGAAGCAACTTCCAATCTTAGAGATGACGAGTACAAAGAACATGTTGCTTTGGCTAAAAAGCACTGCCAACGTGGTGATGTTTTTCAGTTGGTATTATCCAGAAGGTTTTCACAAGGTTTTAAAGGAGATGAATTTAATGTGTATAGGGCATTGCGCTCTATAAACCCATCACCTTACTTATTCTATTTTGATTATGGTGATTTTAAAATATTCGGAAGTTCTCCTGAGGCCCAACTGATAGTTAGTGAAGGAAAAGCCGAAATACATCCTATTGCCGGGACATTCAAAAGAACAGGAAATGATGAAAAAGACGCCGAATTGGCAAAGAAATTAACTGAGGACGACAAAGAAAACAGTGAACATGTAATGTTGGTTGATCTTGCCAGAAACGATCTCAGTAGAAATGGCAATATGGTAAGTGTAGACAATTATAGAGAAGTTCAGTTTTTTTCCCATGTTATTCATTTAGTTTCTAAAGTGACTGGGCAAAAGAAAAAGGATATCACGACTATGAAGGTAGTTGCTGATACTTTCCCTGCAGGAACATTGAGCGGAGCTCCAAAACATATGGCAATGCAACTCATTGAAAAATATGAGAAAACCAATAGAGCCTATTATGGTGGAGCAATAGGTTTTATGGATTTCAGTGGGAACTTCAACCATGCTATCATGATTCGGACCTTTCTGAGCAAAAATCATCAATTACATTATCAAGCAGGCGCGGGATTGGTTGCCGCTTCAAATCCTGAAGATGAATTACAGGAAACATATAATAAATTAGGGGCATTGACCAAAGCCTTGGAAATAGCAGAAACAATCTAA
- a CDS encoding anthranilate synthase component II yields the protein MKKILVIDNYDSFTYNLVHYLEDLDCEVVVKRNDQLNIEEVDAFNRIVLSPGPGIPDQAGLLKEIISTYASTKNIFGVCLGQQAIAEVFGGSLINLDEVYHGIATKIKVTKDDVLFDGLPREIEVGRYHSWVVDPNIPEELMVTSIDENGQIMSLRHKKYNVSSVQFHPESVLTPQGKNILKNWLRDRE from the coding sequence ATGAAAAAAATATTGGTAATAGATAACTACGACAGTTTTACGTATAACCTTGTTCACTATTTGGAAGATTTGGATTGCGAAGTTGTAGTCAAAAGAAATGACCAGCTTAACATAGAGGAGGTTGACGCTTTTAATAGGATTGTACTTTCCCCGGGTCCGGGAATTCCTGATCAGGCTGGTCTTCTCAAAGAAATCATCTCAACATATGCCTCAACCAAAAACATTTTTGGTGTTTGTCTGGGACAACAAGCCATCGCAGAGGTATTTGGGGGTTCATTGATCAATCTTGATGAAGTATATCATGGCATAGCAACAAAAATAAAAGTAACTAAAGATGATGTACTTTTTGATGGATTGCCGCGGGAAATTGAAGTCGGGCGATATCATTCATGGGTTGTAGACCCAAATATTCCAGAAGAGTTAATGGTAACCTCAATTGATGAAAATGGTCAAATAATGTCTTTGCGACACAAAAAATATAATGTTAGTTCGGTACAGTTTCATCCTGAATCGGTTTTAACACCTCAGGGTAAGAACATCTTAAAAAACTGGTTAAGAGACCGTGAATAA
- the trpD gene encoding anthranilate phosphoribosyltransferase: MKDILNRLINHDILTKEDAKQVLVNIAKGEYNTSQIAAFLTVYMMRSITIEELEGFRNALLELCLAIDLSDYNPIDLCGTGGDGKDTFNISTLASFVTAGAGVKVTKHGNYGVSSKCGSSNVMEFLGIKFSNEADFLKKSIDEAGICVLHAPLFHPAMKNVAPIRRELAVKTFFNMLGPMVNPAFPKNQMVGVFNLELARMYGYLYQNTDKNFTVLHALDGYDEISLTGATKTISNNSEGILNPEDFGIKGVTQSQIEGGETIEESAKIFMTILQGKGTEAQNNVVCANAGIAIATVNGLNPKEGFEKAKESLLGGHGLTALKKLQTLSA; the protein is encoded by the coding sequence ATGAAGGATATTTTAAATAGATTGATCAATCATGATATCTTGACCAAAGAAGATGCAAAACAGGTTTTGGTCAATATCGCCAAAGGAGAATATAACACCAGTCAGATAGCGGCTTTTTTAACCGTTTATATGATGCGAAGCATTACCATTGAAGAGTTGGAAGGCTTTCGCAATGCATTATTGGAACTTTGTTTGGCCATCGATTTATCAGATTACAATCCTATTGATCTATGTGGAACAGGTGGCGATGGGAAAGACACTTTTAATATTTCTACACTAGCATCATTTGTAACGGCAGGTGCAGGAGTAAAAGTTACCAAACATGGTAATTACGGGGTTTCATCTAAATGTGGAAGTAGCAATGTAATGGAATTCTTAGGAATAAAGTTCAGCAATGAAGCCGATTTCCTCAAAAAGTCAATTGATGAAGCTGGAATTTGCGTTTTACATGCCCCATTATTTCACCCTGCCATGAAGAATGTAGCGCCAATTAGAAGAGAGCTTGCAGTTAAAACCTTTTTCAATATGTTGGGACCCATGGTGAACCCTGCTTTTCCAAAAAATCAAATGGTTGGGGTTTTTAATTTGGAACTTGCACGAATGTATGGGTATCTATATCAAAACACTGATAAGAATTTCACTGTACTACATGCTTTGGACGGTTATGACGAGATTTCTTTGACCGGTGCGACCAAAACAATTTCCAATAACTCAGAAGGCATTTTAAATCCAGAAGATTTTGGAATAAAAGGTGTTACCCAATCTCAAATTGAAGGTGGTGAAACTATTGAAGAATCAGCAAAAATATTCATGACCATTTTGCAAGGCAAAGGTACAGAAGCCCAAAACAATGTGGTTTGTGCCAATGCTGGAATTGCTATTGCGACGGTAAACGGACTTAATCCCAAAGAAGGTTTTGAGAAAGCGAAAGAATCACTTTTAGGAGGTCACGGGTTAACCGCTTTAAAAAAACTACAGACTTTAAGCGCCTAA
- the trpC gene encoding indole-3-glycerol phosphate synthase TrpC has protein sequence MNILDKIILDKRKEVELKKSLIPSPQLEKSFLFERNGASLASALRNSSTGIIAEHKRRSPSKSTINQNTNVGQVAKGYQNAGVCGMSVLTDIKYFGGSLEDLLLARASVEIPLLRKEFIIDEYQILEAKAHGADVILLIAAVLTKSEIKTFSELAKSLGLDVLLEVHNEEELHKSIMPSLDMLGVNNRNLKTFEVSLETSKTLSQLIPHEFVKVSESGISTVEAIKELKPYGYQGFLIGENFMKTENPGKSANDFISAIRS, from the coding sequence ATGAACATTCTAGACAAAATAATTCTTGATAAACGAAAAGAGGTAGAGTTAAAGAAATCTCTGATTCCATCGCCTCAATTGGAAAAATCTTTTCTTTTTGAAAGGAATGGTGCTTCTCTCGCATCTGCTTTAAGAAATAGTTCAACCGGAATCATTGCAGAACATAAAAGGCGTTCCCCTTCAAAATCAACAATTAATCAAAATACAAATGTTGGACAAGTTGCCAAAGGCTATCAGAATGCCGGTGTTTGTGGAATGAGTGTTCTTACCGATATTAAATATTTTGGTGGTTCATTAGAAGACTTGCTGTTGGCACGAGCCTCGGTTGAAATACCTTTACTTCGTAAAGAATTTATTATTGACGAATATCAAATACTTGAGGCCAAAGCACATGGCGCCGATGTAATACTTTTGATTGCTGCAGTTTTGACCAAATCCGAAATCAAAACCTTTTCAGAATTAGCAAAAAGTCTAGGGTTAGATGTGTTATTAGAGGTTCATAACGAAGAGGAATTACATAAATCAATTATGCCCAGTTTAGATATGCTTGGTGTAAATAACAGGAATCTAAAAACCTTCGAAGTTAGCTTAGAAACCAGTAAAACGCTTTCTCAATTGATTCCCCATGAATTTGTAAAAGTATCTGAAAGTGGAATCAGTACTGTTGAGGCTATCAAAGAATTGAAACCATATGGGTATCAAGGGTTTTTAATCGGGGAGAATTTCATGAAAACGGAGAATCCTGGCAAAAGCGCCAATGATTTTATAAGCGCAATTAGAAGTTAA
- a CDS encoding phosphoribosylanthranilate isomerase, producing MSQYHQNIDTSTRKPLKLKVCGMNLNTVEVATLKPDYMGFIFWQPSKRCYNEESTIIPHKIKKVGVFVDEDIQVIIKKVKKHQLLGVQLHGKESPSFCKQLKTELKGVEIIKVFSIKNEFDFSILAPFEDVCDFFLFDTKGKLPGGNGYKFNWKTLNDYPSTKPFFLSGGIGLDDADSIQEFMQQPESQYCHAIDVNSMFEIEPGLKDIEKLKDFIKRLK from the coding sequence ATGAGTCAGTATCACCAAAATATAGACACCTCAACTAGGAAACCTTTAAAATTAAAGGTTTGTGGTATGAATCTAAATACTGTTGAAGTAGCTACACTTAAACCTGACTATATGGGATTTATTTTTTGGCAACCCTCAAAACGATGTTATAATGAGGAATCGACAATAATTCCACATAAGATTAAAAAGGTAGGTGTTTTTGTGGATGAGGACATTCAAGTGATTATCAAAAAAGTGAAAAAACATCAATTATTGGGTGTGCAGCTACATGGTAAGGAAAGTCCCTCATTTTGTAAACAACTTAAAACTGAATTAAAGGGAGTGGAAATCATAAAGGTGTTTTCAATTAAAAACGAGTTTGATTTTAGCATTCTTGCTCCGTTTGAAGATGTATGTGATTTTTTCCTTTTTGACACAAAAGGAAAGTTACCGGGAGGAAATGGTTACAAATTCAATTGGAAAACGCTAAATGATTATCCATCAACAAAACCGTTTTTTCTAAGTGGCGGGATAGGTTTGGATGACGCTGATTCAATCCAAGAATTTATGCAACAGCCAGAATCCCAATATTGTCATGCCATTGATGTAAACAGTATGTTTGAGATAGAACCTGGCCTTAAGGACATTGAGAAATTGAAAGATTTTATAAAAAGATTAAAATGA
- the trpB gene encoding tryptophan synthase subunit beta, translating into MSYNANERGYYGEFGGAFIPEMLYPNTEKLRLNYIRIMNEPSFKKEFDQLLKDYVGRPTPLYFAERLSKKYNTKIYLKREDLCHTGAHKVNNTIGQILMAKKLGKKRIIAETGAGQHGVATATVCALMGIECVVYMGEIDIARQAPNVARMKMLGAEVRPALSGSRTLKDATNEAIRDWINNPVDTHYIIGSVVGPHPYPDMVARFQSIISEEIKWQLMEKEGVENPNYVVACVGGGSNAAGAFYHFLDNPDVGIIAVEAAGKGIDSGESAATSALGEVGIIHGSKTLLMQTKDGQITEPYSISAGLDYPGVGPMHAHLFKSGRGEFISITDDEAMKAGLMICKLEGIIPAIESSHAFAILDDKKFKPEDVVVINLSGRGDKDLDTFIKYFDL; encoded by the coding sequence ATGAGTTATAACGCAAACGAAAGGGGGTATTATGGTGAATTCGGAGGAGCATTTATTCCAGAAATGCTTTATCCAAATACAGAAAAGTTACGCCTTAATTATATTCGAATAATGAATGAACCATCATTCAAAAAAGAGTTCGACCAATTATTAAAAGATTATGTAGGCCGACCCACCCCCCTCTATTTTGCGGAGCGCCTCTCAAAAAAATACAATACAAAAATTTATCTCAAAAGAGAAGACCTTTGTCACACAGGAGCTCACAAAGTCAACAATACAATCGGTCAGATTTTAATGGCTAAAAAACTGGGCAAAAAAAGAATCATTGCCGAAACAGGGGCTGGTCAACATGGTGTAGCTACGGCAACCGTATGTGCTTTAATGGGGATTGAATGTGTGGTATATATGGGTGAGATAGATATAGCCCGCCAAGCTCCTAATGTAGCTCGTATGAAAATGTTGGGTGCAGAAGTTAGACCTGCATTATCTGGGAGCAGAACACTTAAAGATGCTACCAATGAAGCTATTCGTGATTGGATCAATAATCCAGTCGATACGCATTACATTATTGGATCAGTTGTTGGACCCCACCCCTACCCCGATATGGTAGCGCGATTTCAATCCATCATATCCGAAGAAATCAAATGGCAACTAATGGAAAAAGAAGGGGTTGAAAATCCTAACTATGTAGTGGCCTGTGTTGGTGGAGGCAGTAATGCCGCAGGTGCATTTTACCATTTTCTGGATAATCCAGATGTTGGAATCATTGCAGTTGAAGCCGCGGGCAAAGGAATAGATTCGGGTGAGAGTGCGGCAACTTCAGCGCTTGGAGAAGTAGGTATCATTCATGGAAGTAAAACCCTCTTGATGCAAACAAAAGATGGTCAAATCACCGAACCCTATTCTATTTCTGCTGGATTGGACTATCCAGGAGTTGGACCTATGCACGCCCATTTGTTTAAATCTGGAAGAGGAGAATTCATCTCAATAACAGATGATGAGGCAATGAAAGCAGGTTTGATGATTTGTAAACTAGAAGGCATAATTCCTGCCATTGAAAGCTCACATGCATTTGCAATTTTAGATGATAAAAAGTTCAAACCAGAAGATGTTGTTGTTATTAATTTATCCGGAAGAGGGGATAAGGATTTGGACACATTTATTAAATATTTTGATTTATGA
- the trpA gene encoding tryptophan synthase subunit alpha, whose protein sequence is MNRINQRLLEDEKILSIYFTAGFPKIDDTVKIIEDLEKNGVDLIEIGLPFSDPLADGPTIQESSTIALNNGMHTELLFEQIKDIRNTVSIPLIIMGYFNPIFQYGVEAFCKRCNEIGIDGLILPDLPLDVYQDEYATIFEKYGLVNVFLITPQTSDERIKQIDEASNGFIYMVSSASTTGATSGFGKEQQEYFNRISSLNLKSPKIVGFGINNSETFRQATRTTSGAIIGSAFIKHLRKHGTDSISKFLKNVRESHGDNQ, encoded by the coding sequence ATGAACAGAATAAACCAAAGGCTACTTGAGGATGAAAAAATCCTATCTATATATTTTACAGCTGGTTTTCCAAAGATTGATGATACGGTAAAAATCATAGAAGATTTGGAAAAAAATGGTGTTGATTTGATTGAAATCGGATTGCCTTTTTCAGACCCCTTGGCAGACGGTCCTACTATACAGGAATCATCGACAATTGCTTTGAACAATGGAATGCATACCGAATTACTTTTTGAACAGATTAAGGATATTCGAAATACGGTTTCGATTCCATTGATTATCATGGGATATTTTAATCCTATTTTTCAATACGGTGTTGAGGCATTTTGTAAGCGTTGTAATGAAATTGGTATTGACGGACTCATTTTGCCGGATTTACCTCTAGATGTGTATCAGGACGAGTATGCCACAATATTCGAAAAATATGGTCTGGTAAATGTTTTTCTTATAACCCCGCAGACCAGTGATGAGCGAATTAAACAAATCGATGAAGCATCAAATGGTTTTATTTATATGGTAAGTTCTGCAAGCACAACTGGAGCAACTTCTGGGTTTGGAAAAGAGCAGCAAGAATATTTTAATCGAATTTCGTCCCTCAATTTAAAATCTCCAAAAATTGTCGGGTTCGGCATCAATAATTCTGAAACCTTTAGGCAAGCAACAAGAACAACGTCAGGAGCAATTATTGGTTCAGCATTTATCAAACATTTAAGAAAACACGGAACTGATTCAATTTCTAAATTTCTAAAAAACGTTCGCGAAAGTCATGGAGATAATCAATAA
- a CDS encoding M20/M25/M40 family metallo-hydrolase gives MKRLFALILCLNFINSFAQDATQLKSKVSNTINELREFVAIPNDALDHADINRNITWLTNKFNERGFNSTVLPTEGESLFFAALPMEDNKPTILFYMHLDGQSVDPSKWDQPNPYQVVLKSKVKGNWVKKPFDSLATNLNYDWRLFGRSTADDKGPIVMFLNTIDLLKENNITLPFNVKVILDSEEEKSSKPLPKAVKEYRDLLKADFLVINDGPVHVSGKPTVIYGCRGITSLTLTAHGPIKPQHSGHYGNYAPNPGFQLAQVLATMKDSDGKVLIDGYYDGISIDAKTMEILKSVPDNAEIINDNLAVKTPEKVGAFYQEALQYPSLNIRGLGSGWIGRKARTIVPESATAELDLRLVPESDGKRLKTLVKNHIKNQGFYITDKTPSKEERMAHDRIMTITEGSVTNAFRTDLNNPYGAFLVKTLNDKFGEDVVQIRIMGGTVPIAPFINELNVPAFIVPMVNADNNQHSPNENLKISQIAYGIKAFYGILSTAVN, from the coding sequence ATGAAGAGACTTTTTGCCTTAATTCTATGCCTTAACTTTATTAATTCTTTTGCTCAAGACGCTACCCAATTAAAGTCAAAAGTCAGCAACACGATAAACGAACTTCGAGAATTTGTTGCAATCCCCAATGATGCCTTAGATCATGCGGACATTAATCGAAATATCACATGGTTAACCAACAAGTTCAATGAAAGAGGATTCAACTCTACTGTATTGCCAACTGAAGGTGAATCTTTGTTTTTTGCTGCCCTTCCTATGGAGGACAACAAACCAACCATTCTTTTCTATATGCATTTAGACGGGCAATCTGTGGACCCATCAAAATGGGACCAACCCAATCCGTATCAAGTAGTTTTAAAGTCCAAAGTAAAAGGTAATTGGGTAAAAAAACCTTTTGATAGTTTGGCAACAAACCTTAATTACGATTGGCGCTTATTTGGTAGGTCAACAGCCGATGACAAAGGCCCAATTGTTATGTTCCTAAATACTATTGACCTTTTAAAAGAAAACAATATCACCTTACCTTTTAATGTAAAGGTTATTCTGGATAGCGAAGAAGAAAAAAGCAGTAAACCGTTACCTAAGGCTGTTAAAGAATACCGTGATTTGCTAAAGGCTGATTTCTTGGTCATAAATGACGGCCCGGTTCATGTTTCTGGAAAACCTACCGTTATATATGGATGTAGAGGAATTACTTCATTAACATTAACTGCACACGGGCCCATAAAACCTCAACATAGCGGACATTACGGTAATTATGCCCCTAATCCTGGTTTTCAATTGGCACAAGTCTTGGCCACAATGAAAGATAGCGATGGTAAAGTTTTGATTGATGGTTACTATGATGGAATATCAATTGATGCCAAGACCATGGAAATCCTCAAAAGTGTTCCGGATAATGCTGAAATCATCAACGACAACCTTGCCGTAAAAACTCCTGAAAAAGTAGGTGCGTTTTATCAAGAAGCATTACAATACCCCTCTTTAAATATTAGAGGTCTGGGCTCAGGATGGATAGGTAGGAAAGCAAGAACCATTGTTCCAGAAAGCGCTACCGCAGAACTTGATTTACGCTTAGTTCCAGAATCTGATGGTAAACGTTTAAAAACTTTGGTAAAGAACCATATTAAAAACCAAGGATTTTACATAACTGACAAAACGCCAAGTAAAGAAGAACGAATGGCACATGATAGAATAATGACTATTACAGAAGGTTCGGTCACCAACGCCTTTAGAACAGATCTGAATAACCCCTATGGGGCGTTTCTGGTAAAAACATTGAATGATAAATTTGGAGAAGATGTGGTGCAAATTAGAATTATGGGTGGTACCGTACCCATAGCACCTTTTATAAATGAATTGAATGTTCCAGCATTTATTGTACCAATGGTCAACGCTGATAATAATCAGCATAGCCCAAATGAGAATCTTAAAATAAGTCAGATTGCATATGGCATCAAAGCTTTCTATGGGATTTTAAGTACTGCAGTAAACTAA